In Lolium rigidum isolate FL_2022 chromosome 3, APGP_CSIRO_Lrig_0.1, whole genome shotgun sequence, the genomic window CTAGTGGGCTGCAGGTGGGCCGTGTGCACCGGCGGCATACCGCGTAGCCTGATCGGCAACTAATTTGACATGCTTCGTCCAAACCTTGAACGAGCATGTGAAACTCAACTCAACTACATCCTGGGAACTGTCTTACTCTCATGTATCAAGAGCACACATGATATTTTCCTTACTTTTTTTTCACAGGACACAAAAATGTTGGTTTTCCGCAAAAACTTGTTGTGCACATATAGAATGTCAATatgtaagcacaaataatttgttcataattttttaacattttaaaatgtttttttgGTATCAGGAGCATAATGTGGATTTCTGAAGAAACACAGGCCAAACATGGCGTTGATAGTCTTAACTAGACACAACTCAGTGGCTTACTAGCAACTGGAAGCATTTCAGTATATAAAGTACCCATATCCGCGACACCAGCAACTCGACAAGGATAGAAAACACTACGCACAAGTCAGAACTCTCTGTCTCAGAACAGAATACACTCCACAAACCAGCACGAGCTTGCCAAACCAATGGCTGCCTAAACCGGGAAATAAAGACTAGCCAAGAGCTTCGCCAAAATCTTGCTGCCTTGGACTTCCAGGGCTAGCACTCTCAGGTCTAGCACCCGCCTGCGGAGGCAGCTCATCCTCTTTTTGCCTCTTGGTCTTCTTGCGGGGTGATGGATGATTAAACCTGCACTTCGACCCATGCCTGCAAGTCCCATCCTTAATATACATTTTACAGACTTCGATTCCCTGTGTATGAGGCAACGAGATTAAAACTGACACAAGTGTAGTACCCTGGTTATACATGACAATGTTCATCTGGAAAAAGAAACTAGTCTACATTATAAGACTAAACAACAGGCCTCATTATCCATGTGGCATGCTGGCTATTCCCATAAGGTAGAACTATACCTCTCTTTTAGGAAATCCATGTCGATTGAATGGGGGTAAATTTGGAGCTGAGCTGTCAACTGGGTGATGGAACTTGCATTTAGCGGCAAAATCACAATAACCATTCTTCAAGAAGGACTGCATAACAGCAAAATCAAAAGAAAGCTAGTTAGAAACAGGCCAAAGATGCAAAAGACACTCACAAAACAATTATATAGCAAAGTTGTACATACATGGCATGCAGATTTTCCTGGTCTCTGAGGGTACATGCTAGGATCGCATTTGACCTCTCTTGCAGGCCCACATCTGGCAATGCTCGGTACAGAATCTGCTGGTGCAGTAACAACATGAATCACAAATCTTTCAAGCTTAAGACATATTGGTAAATCTAAACCTTATGCAAATCAGAAACACTAACTTACCTTCAGCAGGAGCATCAGGAGCAGCTGCAGCATTCTTAGAAGTTGGGGTGTCAGCAGGAGCAGAAGCATTACAAGTAGGTCCAGCATTGTTGGAAGTAAGTGGGTGAGCATGAGTAGGAGAATTAGGACAAGCCAGAGCATCCTTAGCAGGAGTAGCAGCAACAGCAACATCATATGGAAGAGGACGAAATGGAGCATCTTTAGAGGTACCATCAAGAGGCCAAACAGAAGATGGAACATCCTTAGGAGCAGTATGATCAGCAGCAGCATTAGCATCCTTAAGAAGGGGAGAACCAGCTGCAACATCAGCAGGAGCCGGAGGAGTCAGAGGAGCATCAGCAGGAGCCGAAGAAGCCAGGGTAGAATCAGCAGGAGCCGGAGGagccggagcagcagcagcagccgcagccgcagccgcatcAGCAGCCCCATCACCGTCATTGTAGTTGTAAATATCCAACTAAAAAGTAAGTTTCAAAGACGTTACGTATATAACAGGTATGTTGAAGTTCAACCGTAAAGTCACAAGATGAATATTGTGTAAATGATCTCTGTATAAATTATGAACATGTTTGCCAGTTTTATGATTCAATGTTTGGTAGTTGTTTCCAAAATCTGTAGAGGTCACGTGCTATCATTGCAAATCTCGGGTATATAGTTTTTAAAATTTCATGCTGCTATCAATGTAAGAGATCAGTTACAGGTAACACACAACAGTAGGTGCTATACAAGGAGCATAGTAACTACATACCTCAAGGTGAAGGGGCTTAGAATCATTGACACATGTCATATTATCAGAAGCTTCCAGTAGACCAAGATGCGCAGCATCAATGGCATCTGACAATACTCTACCTTTCTTATGATATTGTATTGTTTGTTTGAGCTCGCTATGGAGGTCAGGCATCCGTTTTACAACCCTAATTGACTTGATGAGAATCATTGGTGGGTCTACCAGGTACATCCTACAAGATCTCTTTCTCCATTGCGAGAATAACTCGTTGAGCCAAGCAGGTGGCGGGCGTGCAATTGCACCATAAAATAACATTCCCCAAACAACCCACCTCTCACAGTCAGGGAATCGCAGGCCTTCTGATATTACTACGGCAAAGAACTTAAAGTAAGGACCGATATCTCTCCATGCAGTCCCTGCCAGTACTTTGGCTAAAGCATTTCTCAAGGCATTGTATGCCT contains:
- the LOC124695773 gene encoding uncharacterized protein LOC124695773, translating into MAREKHFKEFSLDITPDAGFAARYRTLLREIAAYLKSVAQFEMENTGKKHRKPVTLSGRAYTPDQGVILVRLYGPSGSVYLLMRMYDLYMESFYVDGIWFRLNDATAPLPPTSQLPYGPKKKDESDKDYLTKTGVIKLSWGTSYLEVPGNVTLYRKSFRKAYNALRNALAKVLAGTAWRDIGPYFKFFAVVISEGLRFPDCERWVVWGMLFYGAIARPPPAWLNELFSQWRKRSCRMYLVDPPMILIKSIRVVKRMPDLHSELKQTIQYHKKGRVLSDAIDAAHLGLLEASDNMTCVNDSKPLHLELDIYNYNDGDGAADAAAAAAAAAAPAPPAPADSTLASSAPADAPLTPPAPADVAAGSPLLKDANAAADHTAPKDVPSSVWPLDAAPDAPAEADSVPSIARCGPAREVKCDPSMYPQRPGKSACHSFLKNGYCDFAAKCKFHHPVDSSAPNLPPFNRHGFPKREGIEVCKMYIKDGTCRHGSKCRFNHPSPRKKTKRQKEDELPPQAGARPESASPGSPRQQDFGEALG